The nucleotide window gtttgacccttttggccttccataTCCGGCAGCTCaagtcttggtggcgcgggagtccctcaacgcacccttcctggacccacgaggacaccagtgtgcatgcacggggaaaagaccggtctcctgaggagaggcgcgttgggcttttaaacagcggcggggatgaggctccatttccttcaggtgtgccccatcacacgccgccagccctgactcgtccagtgcccctcctctcacacacccactccagtcgggagcctggtgaagggcggcgatttaggacggggtgccggtgacaatcagggaggaggcagctgactcgtcacaattaagataataattcataaatgcacgcataattatcagtgaacttgataaaagttgcagatatgttttacatgcatgcacaaacaaatgcctttcaacttatgtgtgcaaaattcagaatgaaatgaatgtgcagcaatttgtacaaatagagattctaggtctctactatacatgttgtagccattaaataagcttatttagtttaatatttgttaaaatattataatgttatttttttaattgatgttgaTTATGAAAAGTGAACCGCACGAGTaagataagatgcgcaatatcgagagacatggagcgggtcagacatgattttgaccacttaattaagttttgtttagtagaaatacttttttgaagtgaatttcgttttgtataaattgtatcttaattttaataattttttttatcaaccaattgcctggatttaatacataagaagcaaatatagcagacgacAGGCCTAATCATGCAGGCGCCCTCGCGGCCACTTGCATTGCTAGTGAACTGGAGTGCATCTCATCCTAATTTAACGtaactcagcgtaggcctcacagacatgaaatatatcttaagaaagcttgaaatgtcttttgaacaatttaaaacgaatttttttttacctatgctaGTTACACATTAAATTCAGGTAGGCTACTGAGTCGCTGTCCTCAGTGCCCAGAAAAGCGCTGAAACGGAGATGAAAGGGGAacccgtttttatttatttatttatttttttggcttattttagggtgcgggattattaggcaattttattcggacaatttgaccggagagatttaattttgtcggacatttcattttttttccggccaatgtccggcaattataatatatatatattactctgaTTCAAATTTAATGAGCATTGCCTGGGACATAGCAAAACAACATACATCCTCTCatacaaaactaaagaaaatatagAATATGTATCTAAAGAGCCAAGTAATGCTTCTGTTATGAATAAAAAACTTAGCCTAATATAACACACCTTTCATAGTCACTTGTATGATGAGTTATCATGGCAAATGAGTTATTTATGTTCAGGACACAAAGGCACCCTCCAGTGATATTGACCCTGTTGTTATTACACTCGTGTCTTCCTTGTGTTGTGTAAGAGGCTCTACAAGTTAACGCTTCTCTAAAATCCTTCAGATTTGGACAATCTTACGTGATTGTTCTTTACTGTCAAAGTGAATTTCCTGACTGTTTCCCCTGTAAATACTGTGACCAAAGTGAActcttaacattaacattaatatttaagcCCAAAGCCATTACACTGGTTTGAAAATCACTACATGTGGTGATGAAGCCGTCTAACAtctgagatcacacacacacacacacacacacacttccaccaTCAATGCAGTGCAGTGTAGAAGCACAGAGATGGTCAGTCCTATAGTGATGAATGGGAGAGCCTGCAGTGATTGTCAGCAGCTCTGGGGCTGGATCACACAGTCAGAACTGATCATCTTTGACTGGTCTAGTCTGACAATAAGCTCTTTTTATTTGTATCAGATCGTAACGGTTTCACAGGTCCGCTACTACAGAGGATTTGATCATTAGTTTGTCACATCAGTTGCATTGCTCTCTTGATCATTTCTTGGACAGTTTCTTTCTTCCAGACTGCGGTATCTGAAccctgttttcttcttcttcttcctgtttAAATGGCACTGTTGTTTGACCTGGAACAGTTATAGTTGTGTTGCATTGGAAAGCCTTTAATAAACTGATGTGTTAATGTGATCTCTAACCCTGGCCCTCATTAAAACACACTAACGAGGTCAGCACACTCCTCACTGTCTCTTCATATCAAGACTGGACGAGATCAAACCGGATGATGACATCACCGAGTCATCCATGAACTCACTTCCTGTATCATCAACTCTTTTCCTGTTTGACACAACCAGTGTTTTATGAAGCGTtaaacaaataaaggtgactagaAACAGGTCTTAGCCCTTCAGCATTCCTGTAAAGTTGGCCTAAAGTGTGTAAAAAGATCCAGACTGAAGCGTGTAACCTCTGGCTCCCTCAGGACGGCCGTCCCATGGCAGAAGATCAGATGGAGAATTATTAGTGTATAATGTTAAACCACAGATTGATCATGTGATCAGACACTGGAACTGGAGAAGACGCGTTACGTGAGAGATGGGTTTAATCTAGGTTTAAACAGAGTGTCTGAACATCATCaggaagactattccagagttCAACTAATGAGCTAAACCAATCAGTAAGCAGCGATGCTGTGTAAGTGATATGCTAGTGAACAGGTAGCCAGTGTAGAGACTGTAGGactggggtaatatgatcatataatGTTGATGTGAGGATGAGGTCATTCATTTCtgacagggtgtgtgtgtgtgtcatcctTCTGGAGTCTGTTATCAGTAGTGTGTTTATCTCCCTGATGGGGGAACCCAAACTCTAAAACAGACTCAGATTTgctttgtgtacacacacacctTTATCCTATTCGTATTATTCCCAGGTTATGTAAAGTTCAGTCAGACCCAAggttatccacacacacacacacacatcaggagCTGGGAGGAATGTCTCTGGACCTGACACAGGTGTTGTGCTCCTTCTACACAGCTGCTGAGTCTCAGGTTAAAGCTCGCCCCCGGGACAGAAGACATGATCGGTCTAGTTCTGATCACCGTCTGGGCTGGTTTAGCTCTGCAGACCCAGGTCTCTGTCTATCTCTGCTGTTTCTCTGAGTGTATGGTGTAAATCAAGCTAGCTCACACTCACTGCTGTAAAGAATCAAGCATTAATGACTGAGACAAATGTGGCACATCTTGATTTATTGAGCAAGTGCTTCAGCAAGACAAGAATCACAAACACTGGGGTTCATACTGATAACGGGTCTGGGGTTTACTCGTAGATCCAGTCTTGTGCACAGCTCTTGTACGACACCAGCTCCTCAGGCTTGAACCACAAGCTGATCTCTTTATTAGCACTGTCCACAGAGTCACTGCCGTGGATGATGTTCCTGCACACAGGAGAGAAGAGGAGGGTTATCTTTAGACCAGACGGGGCACAGATCAGGTTCAGGAACACTTCTGTACAGCTCCGGTCTGTCAAACATCATCATGAGAACAGCAGTTCTTCATCACACTCATCAGGATCTAACTGTTCCTCCACCGCACCGGATGGAGATCGTGTAGCTGGACCGAGTCATCAGAGAGGATCACACGTTCAGGGGTTGGTTTAAAAAGGGTTCGTGTGTTTGTAATCTAAACTATCAGTGCAGTGATTGGCTGGCGGCAACAGAATGACatcataattaaaaacaactgaCAGATTTTAACTAACTTCTGGACTTTCATAAAGAAACAGCCAAGAGAACAAGACTACATAAGTGTTAGAAGTGAAATGTGCACTTTAACATGATTACCAATTATTTATATTCACAACTTCTAATATTTGAACagactttacattttaatttcaaagtaGTAGTTAGTTCACTTAATTTTCTATTTGGACCAATTATAAGTCTCTGAAGGGTCTGGATCATGTGACCTGCTGCTCATCAAGCCCCGCCCATAACATCTGTCACTCACAACACCACATGACTCCACATTATCTGTGTGTAAGACTAACACTACTGTGGagtaattttaattaaatctttcagggagtaaaactggctgtgtctacaGTATTAAATACTAACATTAAGATATTCTATGACTTTAAATGACCGTCCCTGGATCAGTAGGATAGGACACATCACCTCACTCACCTGACGTTCAGCTGCGTCTGCATCGCTTCGTTACGCTAATGTTAGATTAGTCTGGTAGGAGGTGTCAGAGCGGGTCATATTCATACAGACTAACACACACCTGGGGTGAGTTTCCCAGAAGCCGTGTATGAAGCACCAGCGTGACGGGCGGAAGCACACTCACCTGCCCACTTCAATGCAGAAGTCTCCTCTGATGGTGCCAGGCTTGGAGTCTGCAGGATTGGTCTCTCCCAGCATCACTCTTCCAGTCTTCACCACATTCAGACCCTCCCACACctgaccagagagagagagagcactctAAACCcggtccagacacacacacacacacacacacacagctgaagctGGAGAGCACTTACCATCGCAGCCACCGGCCCGGAGCTCATGTACTTGACCAGACCGGGGTAGAAGGGACGGTCCTTCAGGTCGATGTAGTGCTGCTTCAGCAGGTCCTCAGACGCCTGTCAGATCAGAGCACAGGAGCAGAGCGTTAGCATCCGCTTCAGTCGTCTGAACACGACCTAGCCTCCACACTCGTCAGTCAGCACCAGCTGCTCGTGTGTTCTGCCCTCACTAGTGAACATCTGACCAACACTCAGTCTGCAGCGGGTCTCCTTCTGATAACCTGCTCTCTACAGGGACAACTCACTACTACACCAAACTATGAGTGACCGTTCACCCTTTACAACGCCAGGTTTCTTTAATACCATTATAGGCATTTAGTAATGGCATCCTGAGTCCAAGTCAACCGAGAGCAAGTTTGATTTATCATTTACAGTGATCACTTCTAAATGTAATGAATGTGATTCCCATGTTTGAGTCATCAGTGAACGGTTTAAGTGTGCACTCGAGTCATGTTTGTGTGGAGCGGTGAACAGGAAGTGCTTCAGGGAACACACCTGGAGGAACTTCATGGCCACGAGTCTGAAGCCCTTCTGCTCGAAGCGCTTGACGATGTCTCCGATCAGGCCTCTCTGGACGCCGTCCGGCTTGATGGCGATGAAGGTGCGCTCGGTTCTGGCAGCCATTGTTCTGAGACACAAGAGACGTACGTCATCACACGGGTCACACACACATTAGGAGCGAGTGTGTTCAGCACAGAGAGGTGTACTGAGGAACACTACAGCAGTGAAGGCCTGAAGAAGAGCGCTTCATCCTGAAACACACTGGGAGCGCTTCAGCAATGAGTCACACTTCAGTCATACAGCACAGCGTGTCTGAGGAGTTACAGCTCCTGTCTTCACATGAACACATCGGTTTACTGTCTGATTCACTAATGACAGATCTTAGACACTCTTCCTATCAGATGTTAAACACAGGTTTAGGATTCATACGACTTGGAGAAATCTGCTTTTTCTACAGGAGGTTTTGTTCTTACATAAATTAGGTTATGGAAAAAGTCAAATTATGGTATTTTGCAAAGAGACAAATCCAACAAGATCTGAATGGTTTAAATCTGAATTATAGCGCGAACTAACGAAACCGAATATTGTGTGGCATTTGTGGTTATCATATGTTTATATCGGAGCACACACCAGACAAAGGTCAAACAGACACCTTCAGCTGAACTCTAAGAGGCGAAACTAAATCAAGAGCGGAGTCACGTGACCCGGATCACAGGGCCGCACATTCCCCGGATGTCTCTTGACGTGTCTAGTCAGTCACGTGTCCACTGACTCGTGAAGTGAACGAGTAGAGGGCGCGCACGCGCGTTCCCGCCCAGTAAAATAGATAGCACTGTTATCTTTAGCGGAGTTCGCTCCGCGCACAGAGTCCATTGGGACGAACACGCCTGTATTCACCACAAAACACAATTCACATACAAGCAGCGTTTAAGTGCAGATCGCCGCGCGTCAAACGCGTGTAAGCCGCGCGGCAGCCATGTGCTTCCGCCGCTCACTGTAACGCGACGCGATTCTGACGCGCTCTAGGCCTGAGATGGGTGTGTGCGGTCCACAGCTGGCCAATAAAGCGACCACGCTAACAGAACAAAGAAGTGTTGACTGGTCAAAGCGACGGCTGCTGCACGAGTACAGTAACGTTACAGTAGGAATGTGAGGTGACCGCTTCAAAAGAGACGCACGAAGCGCTAGCCTGCATACTGCTGGCAAACACGACTCCTGCGtgaacaaacagacacacaaccGCGCCAGAATCAGACggtgtttctcacacacacacacacacttacgagTGAGACGGAGAAGTGGCGGATCCGGAGGACGGAAGAGAGAAGACGGTGCTCCGGGCGCGGTGCTGTTATAAAGGCCGGCCTCTGGGGGCGTGGCTAACGATATATCTCATAATCACAGCTGGAGGCTCTTGTGCTGATTAATCACGGTTTCTGAATGAAcagattcatttaaataaataatcttaataaATGAACGAATAAATGACAGGTTACAGATtgaaaaatactaaatactaaactAATGTCAAACAATTAACTATTTGCCAAATTTAGACATATTTACCCTTCATAAAACTAAGATGTAAATTGAGGGTTTATTTAATACAACGACAAGGAATGACAGTGAATTtcgcaaataataataataaacctttcATTGCGAATGGAGGAATAAAATGCATCTGATTAAACAACAGTTCTGATATGTTGAGTCGAACAACCAAAAGGCAAAAGCAGAGGCCTGTTTCAGAAAAGGAGGTTATATGTGATCCCTGAAATGATGGAAACGTACTCAGTCACTTACTAACATAACCTCGATTCCCTTAGGTACGGAACAAGTACTGCGTCTTAAGCCATTTAGGCTAAGACACTTATGGGGAAAAGTAATTTTTCTCTGATTTCTGAAGCCTttttcaatcacgcagtgaaactgcacgtccactacgttctcaaaactcaggcagagtataagaatatcaaaatcaactgcgggcggcagatccttttcctatttggctcctaaactctggaataacctacctaacattgttcaggaggcagacacactcttgcagtttaaatctagattaaagacccatctctttaacctggcatacacataacatactaatatgcttttaatatccaaatccgttaaaggatttttaggctgcattaattaggtaaaccggaaccggaaacacttcccataacacccgatgtacttgctacatcattggaagaatggcatttacgctaatattagtctgtttctctcttgttccgaggtcaccgtagccaccaggtccagtctgtgtccagatcagagggtcactgcagtcacccggatccagtacatatccagaccagatggtggatcagcacctagaaaggacctctactgccctgaaagacagcggagaccaggacaactagagcccagatacagatcccctgtaaagaccttgtctcagaggagcaccaggacaagaccacaggaaacagatgattcttctgcacaatctgactttgctgcagtctggaattgaactactggtttcgtctggtcagaggagaactgaccccaactgagcctggtttctcccaaggtttttttctccattctgtcaccgatggagtttcggtttcttgctgctgtcgcctctggcttgcttagttgtggtcacttcatctacagcgatatcattgacttgattgcaagtaaaaataaacactatttaactgaatagagatgacatcactgaattcaatgatgaactgcttttaactgacattctgcattattgacacactgttttcctaatgaatgttgttcagttgctttgacgcaattttttgtttaatgcgctatataaataaaggtgacttgacttgacctttGGTTTGCGGAGTTCAATGAaacatttgcatttcatttgggagtcaaggtctggagtctggaaaaagactggagaggcacagattTCAAAGTCCAGTGTGAGGTTTCttaagtcagtgatgatttggggagctatgatgtctgctggtgttggttcattgtgttttatcaagtccaaagtcaatgtagttgcttccatctgctgacaagctttattggagatgctgatttcattttgcagtagGACTTTAGCACCTTCCCACAGAgtcaaaaccacttccaagtggtctgctgaccatgatattactgtgtttgattggccagccaacatgcctgacctgaaccccTCAGAGAATCTGTggagtattgtgaagaggaagataattaacatctgacaaacaatacagaggagctgagcTGAAGGCTGCTCTCAAAGCATCCTGGGCTTCAGTAACGCCTCAATAACTTCAATAACTGCGtacgctcttctgtatcagctGCACTGTGCCGATGAATTGTTTGCTTTCAAACCAGTGTTAATACCATAAATACACATAACTAACGTATCTTTGTGgtgtggctgacacagaagagcatacaccGCCTGCAtactgctcagatttgccaaaatggtGCTACGCTGATTTGGGCAggaacagaggagaggaattgttgaacaAAGGGGAGATCACTGATGggagatggactattctgacaatgcttttcatactttcctggaccttgacactgttatttatttggcagccTAACTAAGCAAGCCTGAGGCGACAGCGACTAGGAACCAAAACTCCTGGtttcggtttacctaattaatgcagcctaaaaatcttttaacggatttggatattagaagcgtattagtgtgttatg belongs to Carassius auratus strain Wakin linkage group LG44F, ASM336829v1, whole genome shotgun sequence and includes:
- the LOC113068434 gene encoding nucleoside diphosphate kinase, which produces MAARTERTFIAIKPDGVQRGLIGDIVKRFEQKGFRLVAMKFLQASEDLLKQHYIDLKDRPFYPGLVKYMSSGPVAAMVWEGLNVVKTGRVMLGETNPADSKPGTIRGDFCIEVGRNIIHGSDSVDSANKEISLWFKPEELVSYKSCAQDWIYE